Genomic window (Rossellomorea aquimaris):
GCTTGGTATCTGCAACAAGCTCCTGCGGTTTTCTGTAGGAATTGAATTTATTGATGACCTGATAGAGGACTTGGAGAATGTTTTTCATCAATTGGAAAAAGAGGTGCTTACGTATGAGTAAAAAACCATTTTCACTTCAGACGTCACTCATTCATTCTCACGGATTTGATAAAGAAACAGGAGCGGTATCTACACCGATTCATCATGCAACAACCTTCCATCAACAGGATTTTGATCAATATGGAACGTATGACTACAGCCGTTCAGGAAATCCGACGAGGGAAACCGTTGAAGAAACGATCGCCGAATTGGAAGGCGGGATTAGAGGCTTTGCCTTTTCTTCCGGAATGGCGGCAATCTCAACAAGCTTTTTATTATTGTCGAGTGGAGATCACGTTCTCGTATCAGAAGAAGTGTACGGTGGAACATACAGAATGATTACCGAGGTCCTCACAAAGTTTGGGATTGAATACTCATTTGTGAACATGAAGGACCTACATGAAGTGGCTTGTTCAATCAAACACAATACGAAAGTGATTTATATGGAGACTCCTTCCAATCCGCTTCTGAATATCACCGATATTGAAGGAGTCGTTAAGCTTGCCAAGGCGAATGGATGTTTAACGTTTCTTGATAATACATTCATGACTCCCCTGTTGCAAAGACCGATCAGTCTAGGTGTGGATGTTGTCCTGCACAGTGCCACGAAGTTTCTTGCCGGACATAGTGATGTCTTGGCAGGGCTCGCCGTAACGGGAAATGATGAGATTGCCAGGAAACTTGCATTCTTGCAGAATTCCTTTGGTGCTGTACTTGGTGTTCAGGATTGCTGGCTGCTCTTAAGAGGACTGAAAACACTGCATGTACGATTGAAGGAATCATCAGAATCGGCTTATAAGATTGCGGCCTTCTTAGAAAAAAGAAAGGAAGTAGAAGAAGTGTATTACCCAGGATTGAGCTATCATCCCGGTCGTGAAATTCAAGTTCGACAAGCAGAGGGTCCTGGAGCGGTTCTTTCCTTCCGATTAAAAGGGGAAGAGGAAGTGAAACAACTCATACAAAATGTAAAAATTCCCGTATTCGCCGTAAGTTTAGGAGCTGTTGAATCAATTCTATCCTATCCATCAAGGATGTCACATGCTTCTATGCCAAAAGCGGAACGGGAAAGAAGAGGTATTACAGATGGTTTATTACGATTATCAGTAGGACTTGAAAACGTGGATGAATTAATTATCGATCTTCAAAAAGGTTTAGATAGTATACAAAAGATCAATCGAAACAACGTGATTAATTTATAAAAAAGGAGGGAATGCCATGAAGCCGTTGCTGGAAGCACTGAAAGAGAGAATCTTAATTGCAGATGGGGCCATTGGAACGTTGTTGTATTCATATGGAGTGGACAGATGCTTTGAAGAACTGAATCTCTCGCACCCAAATGAAGTGTTGAAAGTCCATAAAGAGTATATTGATGCAGGAGCAGATATCATTCAGACCAATACGTATGGAGCCAATTATCAAAAGCTTTCCAGATACGGATTGGAGGATTCGGTTAAGGAAATAAATACAGCTGCAGTGCGTCTAGCAAGAAAAGCCGCTGGTGTTAACACTTATATTCTGGGGACCATCGGGGGAATCAGGGGCATTAAACAAAATGTGTCGCTGGAAGAAATCAAAAGAAGCTTTCGGGAACAGCTTTACTGTTTATTATTAGAAGGTGTAGACGGCATTCTGCTTGAGACCTATTATGACTTCGAGGAGTTAACCACGGTTTTAAACATTGTCAAACGTGAAGCGGACATTCCTGTCATTGCTCAAGTTTCTCTACATGAAACGGGAGTTCTTCAAAATGGAATGGAGATAAAAGACGCACTTCAACAATTAGAATTATTAGGGGCCGATGTTGTCGGCATCAATTGCCGCATGGGGCCATTTCATATGGTGAACTCATTAGAGGAAGTTCCATTACCTAAAAGGGCATTTCTATCAGTCTATCCCAACGCCAGTCTGCCAAATTATGAAGAAGGTCGATTCTATTACTCTGCTGAGCCTGATTACTTTGGGGATATAAGCAATGAGTTGCGACTGCAAGGTGCAAGAATCATTGGGGGATGCTGTGGAACCACACCTGATCACATTCGTTCTGTAGCAAGCAGGTTAAAAACCCGGGAGCCTGTGAAAGAAAAAGTGGTGAAAGCAAAAAAGGTTGTTCAGTTATCATCACCATCTATCAGGGGAAACTTGCTGCATGAGCAAGTAAGAGAAAAGAAAACGATCATTGTTGAACTCGATCCACCTAAACATCTCGACACGAAGCTGTTCTTCCAAGGGGCTGAAGCATTAAAGGAAGCCGGGATTGATGCACTCACGCTTGCTGACAATCCGTTAGCATCGCCTCGAATTAGCAATGACGCCATTGGCAGCCTGGTAAGGTCCAAATTTGATCTTACACCTTTAGTTCACATCACTTGCCGGGATCGAAACCTGATTGGACTTCAATCCCATTTAATGGGGTTACACACGTTAGGAATACACAATATATTAGCCATTACGGGGGATCCGGCCAAGATTGGAGATTTTCCTGGGGCAGCATCCGTTTATGATTTATCTTCTCTTGAACTAATTGAATTGATTAAACAGAATAATGAGGGGATATCCTTCTCCGGTAAATCACTCCGGGAACGCACTCAATTTTCAGTGGGTGCAGCTTTTAATCCGAATTTCCGTCATTTAGACGCATCTGTAAAAAGGCTTGAAAAGAAAAAGAATGCAGGAGCTGACTATTTCATTTCTCAACCGATCTTTGGGAAAGAACAACTGATTCAAGTACATGAAGCTACGAAGTATTTAGATGTTCCCATCTTTATAGGAATCATGCCGTTAATCAGCTCGAGAAATGCGGAGTTTCTACATCATGAAGTGCCTGGAATCAATGTTCCAGAAGAAACAAGACAAAGAATGAAGGAAGCGGGAAGTGATCCCGTCATTGCAAGGACAGTAGGAATGGAGATAGCAAAAGACTTACTTGATACAGCAATAGGTCTGTTTAATGGAATTTACCTTATCACACCTTTTGTACGTTATGATATGAGCATTGAACTGATTCATCATATACAAGAGAAAACAAATACAGAAAGAGAGGTTCCCTATGGCCATCACTTTGTTTGAAGAACAGCTTAGGAAAAAAATACTCGTACTCGATGGAGCAATGGGAACGATGCTTCAACAAGCAAATTTATCACCGGAGGATTTTGGTGGAGAAGAGATTGAAGGATGTAATGAAAATCTGGTTTTGACAGCGCCGGAGGTAATCTATCAGATCCATCTGGAATATTTAAAAGCCGGAGCTGATATTATTGAAACGAATACATTTGGTGCAACCCCCATCGTACTGGATGAATATGATTTAGGCTATAAAGCATACGAAATCAACAAAGTAGCAGCTGAAATTGCCAAAAAAGCAGTAGAAGATATCTCAACTTACGAGTGGCCAAGGTTTGTTGCAGGATCTCTCGGGCCCACTACGAAAACCTTATCTGTTACAGGAGGGGTAAGCTTCGATGAGTTAGTAGACAACTACCGGGTTCAAGCAGAAGGTCTTCTAGACGGAGGAGTTGATGTACTATTACTTGAAACGAGTCAGGATGCTTTAAATGTAAAAGCAGCAAACCTCGGAATTCAATCTGCTTTTGAATCCAGAGGGAAAGAGATCCCCATACTATTATCAGGAACCATTGAGCCTATGGGCACTACACTCGCAGGGCAAACAATCGAAGCATTTTATTTATCCCTTGAACATTTAAACCCTTTGGTAGTCGGTCTAAACTGCGCAACCGGACCTGAATTTATGCGCGATCATATACGTTCCTTATCAAGTCTGGCCACTACTTATGTCAGCTGTTATCCGAATGCAGGACTTCCTGATGAAGAGGGGAATTACAATGAGACGGCTGATTCACTCAGTGTAAAGATGAAAGGTTTTGCAGAGAAAGGCTGGCTGAATCTTGTTGGAGGGTGCTGTGGAACGACACCGGAGCATATTCGTGCCCTTTCAGAAGTGGTGAAGGGATTACCTCCTCGTAAACCCAATGAGTCTCACCCTCATGCGGTGTCAGGAATTGAAGCTTTCATCTATGAGGATGAAGACAGAAGACCGATCCTGGTAGGAGAACGGACGAATGTCATCGGTTCACGTAAATTCAAACGATTGATTGCAGAGAATAAGATAGAAGAAGCTTCAGAGATTGCGAGAGCACAAGTGAAAAATGGAGCTCAGGTGATCGATATCTGTCTTGCAGATCCCGATCGTGAAGAAGTTGAAGATATGAATGTATTTATCCAGGAAGTAGTGAAAAAAGTAAAAGTTCCACTAGTCATTGATTCTACGGATGAAAAAGTGCTTGAGACCGCTTTAAAATATTCTCAAGGAAAGGTGATCATTAACTCGATCAATCTTGAAGACGGAGAAGAGCGGTTTGAGAAGATAACAAAGCTTATGAAGGAATACGGAGCGGCAGTTGTAGTAGGAACGATTGATGAAAAAGGAATGGGAGTGTCAGTCGGGCGTAAGCTAGACATCGCCCTTCGCTCTCATAAACTGTTAACAGAGAAATATGGGATAGCATCAGAAGACATCATCTTTGACCCTCTCGTCTTCCCTGTGGGAACAGGGGATCAGCAATATATCGGCTCAGCCAATGCCACCGTTGAAGGGATAAAACAGATTAAGGAAGCCTTACCTGAATGCCCTCACATCTTAGGGGTTAGTAACGTTTCTTTTGGACTGCCTCCTGTCGGAAGAGAAGTCCTCAATGCTGTGTATCTTTATCACTGTACGAAAGCAGGCCTTGATTATGCGATAGTCAATACGGAGAAATTAGAGCGATTTGCCTCTATTCCTGAAGAAGAAGTCCGAATGGCGGAGAAACTCTTATTTGAGACGACTGATGAAACTCTGGCTGAATTCACTGCATTTTACAGAGGGAAGAAGAAAGAAGTAAAGGTACCTGTCAACACTATGACGCTGGAAGAAAGACTGGCTCATTATGTGGTGGAAGGGACGAAGGAAGGGCTGATTGCAGATTTAAATATCGCTTTGGAAAAATATGACGCTCCCCTTGAAATCATCAATGGTCCCCTTATGGCAGGAATGAGTGAAGTCGGAAGGTTATTTAATGATAACCAGCTGATTGTAGCGGAAGTATTACAGAGTGCCGAAGTCATGAAAGCATCCGTTTCTCATTTGGAACCGCATATGGAACAAACGGAAAGTTCCTCTTCGAAGGGAAAAGTGATATTAGCTACGGTTAAGGGGGATGTTCATGATATTGGTAAGAATCTCGTTGATATTATCCTCAGTAATAACGGATATAAAGTGATTGATTTAGGCATTAAAGTAACACCTCAGGAACTGATCGAAGTCATACGGGAAGAGAAGCCCGATATCGTAGGTTTGTCCGGGCTCCTTGTGAAGTCTGCCCAACAAATGGTCCTTACTGCTCAAGATTTAAAACAGTCTGATATTTCAGTTCCTCTTGTAGTAGGGGGTGCGGCCCTCACCCGAAAATTCACTACAAACAAAATTGGCCGGGAATACGATGGGCTGGTTCTTTATGCGAAGGATGCAATGGATGGACTTGGCATCATGAATGGGATTCAACATGAAGAAACAAGGCTGCAGTTGGAAGAAGAGAGTCGCGAAAAATTAAGTAAGGTTGTTTCGAATGAAGACTCACAGATTCGAAATACATCTTCTGTTGCAGTGAAAGTACGCTCTACAGTTGCAAAAGATGTAAAAGTTCATGTTCCTTCTGACTTAATTCCACACACCATAAAGGAATTTTCACTTGATCAAATTCATCCTTACATTAATCAGCAAATGCTTCTCGGGCATCATCTGGGGATTAAAGGGAAAATTTCAAGACTGCTGGAAGAAGGAGACGAACGAACGGTCGGCCTTAAAGCAGTGACTGATGAATTGTTCCAAAAAGCAAAAAGGGAAGGGATGATTCAGGCATCTGCACGATATCAATTCTTTCCTTCTCAATCAGATGGTGATGATGTTGTTATTTATCACCCGGAGGATTCTTCCACAGAGATAGAACGATTTCATTTTCCAAGACAAGCAGGAAACCAGCATTTATGTTTAGCAGATTACTTGCGGTCTGTAGAAAGTGGAGAAATGGATTATGTCGGTTTCTTTGCGG
Coding sequences:
- the metH gene encoding methionine synthase; this translates as MAITLFEEQLRKKILVLDGAMGTMLQQANLSPEDFGGEEIEGCNENLVLTAPEVIYQIHLEYLKAGADIIETNTFGATPIVLDEYDLGYKAYEINKVAAEIAKKAVEDISTYEWPRFVAGSLGPTTKTLSVTGGVSFDELVDNYRVQAEGLLDGGVDVLLLETSQDALNVKAANLGIQSAFESRGKEIPILLSGTIEPMGTTLAGQTIEAFYLSLEHLNPLVVGLNCATGPEFMRDHIRSLSSLATTYVSCYPNAGLPDEEGNYNETADSLSVKMKGFAEKGWLNLVGGCCGTTPEHIRALSEVVKGLPPRKPNESHPHAVSGIEAFIYEDEDRRPILVGERTNVIGSRKFKRLIAENKIEEASEIARAQVKNGAQVIDICLADPDREEVEDMNVFIQEVVKKVKVPLVIDSTDEKVLETALKYSQGKVIINSINLEDGEERFEKITKLMKEYGAAVVVGTIDEKGMGVSVGRKLDIALRSHKLLTEKYGIASEDIIFDPLVFPVGTGDQQYIGSANATVEGIKQIKEALPECPHILGVSNVSFGLPPVGREVLNAVYLYHCTKAGLDYAIVNTEKLERFASIPEEEVRMAEKLLFETTDETLAEFTAFYRGKKKEVKVPVNTMTLEERLAHYVVEGTKEGLIADLNIALEKYDAPLEIINGPLMAGMSEVGRLFNDNQLIVAEVLQSAEVMKASVSHLEPHMEQTESSSSKGKVILATVKGDVHDIGKNLVDIILSNNGYKVIDLGIKVTPQELIEVIREEKPDIVGLSGLLVKSAQQMVLTAQDLKQSDISVPLVVGGAALTRKFTTNKIGREYDGLVLYAKDAMDGLGIMNGIQHEETRLQLEEESREKLSKVVSNEDSQIRNTSSVAVKVRSTVAKDVKVHVPSDLIPHTIKEFSLDQIHPYINQQMLLGHHLGIKGKISRLLEEGDERTVGLKAVTDELFQKAKREGMIQASARYQFFPSQSDGDDVVIYHPEDSSTEIERFHFPRQAGNQHLCLADYLRSVESGEMDYVGFFAVTAGVKIRQWAREMKEEGRFLESHALQALALETAEGLAERVHEMMRSRWGFPDPVDITMQDRFRTHYQGQRFSFGYPACPDLEDQNKLFKLIQPEKIGIQLTDGCMMEPEASVTAMVFAHPEARYFNVL
- the metC gene encoding cystathionine beta-lyase; its protein translation is MSKKPFSLQTSLIHSHGFDKETGAVSTPIHHATTFHQQDFDQYGTYDYSRSGNPTRETVEETIAELEGGIRGFAFSSGMAAISTSFLLLSSGDHVLVSEEVYGGTYRMITEVLTKFGIEYSFVNMKDLHEVACSIKHNTKVIYMETPSNPLLNITDIEGVVKLAKANGCLTFLDNTFMTPLLQRPISLGVDVVLHSATKFLAGHSDVLAGLAVTGNDEIARKLAFLQNSFGAVLGVQDCWLLLRGLKTLHVRLKESSESAYKIAAFLEKRKEVEEVYYPGLSYHPGREIQVRQAEGPGAVLSFRLKGEEEVKQLIQNVKIPVFAVSLGAVESILSYPSRMSHASMPKAERERRGITDGLLRLSVGLENVDELIIDLQKGLDSIQKINRNNVINL
- a CDS encoding bifunctional homocysteine S-methyltransferase/methylenetetrahydrofolate reductase — protein: MKPLLEALKERILIADGAIGTLLYSYGVDRCFEELNLSHPNEVLKVHKEYIDAGADIIQTNTYGANYQKLSRYGLEDSVKEINTAAVRLARKAAGVNTYILGTIGGIRGIKQNVSLEEIKRSFREQLYCLLLEGVDGILLETYYDFEELTTVLNIVKREADIPVIAQVSLHETGVLQNGMEIKDALQQLELLGADVVGINCRMGPFHMVNSLEEVPLPKRAFLSVYPNASLPNYEEGRFYYSAEPDYFGDISNELRLQGARIIGGCCGTTPDHIRSVASRLKTREPVKEKVVKAKKVVQLSSPSIRGNLLHEQVREKKTIIVELDPPKHLDTKLFFQGAEALKEAGIDALTLADNPLASPRISNDAIGSLVRSKFDLTPLVHITCRDRNLIGLQSHLMGLHTLGIHNILAITGDPAKIGDFPGAASVYDLSSLELIELIKQNNEGISFSGKSLRERTQFSVGAAFNPNFRHLDASVKRLEKKKNAGADYFISQPIFGKEQLIQVHEATKYLDVPIFIGIMPLISSRNAEFLHHEVPGINVPEETRQRMKEAGSDPVIARTVGMEIAKDLLDTAIGLFNGIYLITPFVRYDMSIELIHHIQEKTNTEREVPYGHHFV